The genomic stretch CGTAGTCGAAGACGTTGTTGCTATATTAACCGACAGTAAAGACCCCAAACAATACATAAAACGTATGCGACAACGAGATGCAGAACTCGGCAAAGGGTGGGTACAATTTGTACCTACCCTTCCGGTGGACACCGCAGGCGGTAAGCAAAAAATGGGCTGTGCCGATACCAAAGGTCTCCTGCGCATCATTCAATCTATTCCATCGCCTAAAGCGGAACCGTTTAAACTTTGGCTGGCACAAGTAGGCTCCGACAGGTTAGATGAAATTGAAAACCCGGAATTAGCTACGCAACGCACCAGGGAACTTTACAAACTAAAAGGTTATACCGATGACTGGATTGAGAAGCGTATGCGCAGTATTGCCATTCGTGAGGAACTGACGGATGAGTGGAAAAAACATGACGTTAAGGAGCAAGTAGAATACGCTATACTGACGGCAGAAATATCGAAAGCAACTTTTGGGCTTACGCCAAAAGAATACAAAAAAGTGAAAAAACTGAAAAGCCAAAATCTGCGCGACCACATGAGCGACCTTGAATTAATTTTTTCCATGTTGGGTGAAGCTTCTACAACAGCAATTGTAAAAACGCAACATCCAAAAGGTTTCGCAGA from Arachidicoccus sp. BS20 encodes the following:
- a CDS encoding BRO-N domain-containing protein; the protein is MSTIKLFESKKIRSVWDEAGEKWYFVVEDVVAILTDSKDPKQYIKRMRQRDAELGKGWVQFVPTLPVDTAGGKQKMGCADTKGLLRIIQSIPSPKAEPFKLWLAQVGSDRLDEIENPELATQRTRELYKLKGYTDDWIEKRMRSIAIREELTDEWKKHDVKEQVEYAILTAEISKATFGLTPKEYKKVKKLKSQNLRDHMSDLELIFSMLGEASTTAIVKTQHPKGFAENKKAAKQGGAVAGNARRELESKTGEKVVSSKNYLPENRKKNLNNKKEK